The Achromobacter pestifer genome includes a region encoding these proteins:
- the pcnB gene encoding polynucleotide adenylyltransferase PcnB has protein sequence MITETIKKFVGRLFAPAPRGPLRIARDKHGIDRRNVSRHAIKVCEVLRQHGYDAYIVGGAVRDLIVGLEPKDFDVATNATPEQIRPLFRRARIIGRRFQLVHVVFGQEIIETSTFRAPASEDQETDEHGRILRDNVFGSHEEDAARRDFTMNALYYDPHNEEVIDFHNGVADLKKRQVRIIGDPAKRYREDPVRMLRAVRFAAKLNGTIDPATRQPISTMAELIENVPASRLFDEMLKLLTCGHAMDCLRQLRADGLHKGLLPLLDVVLEQPGGEHFVELALERTDARVRSGKTISPSFLFAALLWQQVEARWKQLRAQGEHTIPALSQAADSVLDEQTEKLAIQRRFSSDMREIWFMQPRFERRMGKTIYRMIEQPRFRAACDFLQLRAAAGEFDSVLAQWWMDLANADDVSRGEMIEEVARQPREAGDAPAAPRKRRRPRRSPSRGTPSAD, from the coding sequence ATGATCACTGAAACCATAAAAAAATTCGTCGGCCGACTGTTCGCGCCGGCACCCCGGGGGCCGTTGCGCATCGCGCGCGACAAGCACGGCATCGACCGCCGCAACGTATCGCGCCACGCGATCAAGGTCTGCGAGGTGTTGCGCCAGCATGGCTATGACGCCTACATCGTCGGCGGCGCCGTGCGCGACCTGATCGTGGGCCTGGAGCCCAAGGACTTCGACGTGGCCACCAACGCCACGCCCGAACAGATCCGTCCGCTGTTCCGCCGCGCCCGCATCATCGGCCGCCGCTTCCAGCTGGTGCACGTGGTCTTCGGCCAGGAAATCATCGAAACCTCCACCTTCCGCGCCCCCGCCTCGGAAGACCAGGAGACCGACGAACACGGCCGCATCCTGCGCGACAACGTGTTCGGCTCGCACGAAGAAGACGCGGCGCGCCGCGACTTCACCATGAATGCGCTCTATTACGACCCGCACAACGAGGAAGTCATCGACTTCCACAACGGCGTGGCCGACCTGAAAAAGCGCCAGGTCCGCATCATCGGCGACCCGGCCAAGCGCTACCGCGAAGATCCGGTGCGCATGCTGCGCGCCGTGCGCTTCGCCGCCAAGCTCAACGGCACCATAGACCCGGCCACGCGCCAGCCCATCAGCACCATGGCCGAGCTCATCGAAAACGTGCCGGCCTCGCGCCTGTTCGATGAAATGCTCAAGCTGCTGACCTGCGGCCATGCCATGGACTGCCTGCGCCAGCTGCGCGCCGACGGCCTGCACAAGGGCCTGCTGCCCCTGCTGGACGTGGTGCTGGAACAGCCCGGCGGCGAGCATTTCGTGGAACTGGCGCTGGAACGCACCGATGCGCGCGTGCGCTCGGGCAAGACCATCAGCCCCAGCTTCCTGTTCGCCGCACTGCTGTGGCAGCAGGTGGAAGCGCGCTGGAAGCAACTGCGCGCCCAGGGCGAACACACCATCCCCGCGCTGTCGCAGGCCGCCGACTCGGTGCTGGACGAACAAACCGAAAAGCTCGCCATCCAGCGCCGCTTCTCGTCGGACATGCGCGAGATCTGGTTCATGCAGCCGCGCTTCGAGCGCCGCATGGGCAAGACCATCTACCGCATGATCGAACAGCCGCGCTTCCGCGCCGCCTGCGACTTCCTGCAGCTGCGCGCCGCCGCCGGCGAGTTCGACAGCGTGCTGGCGCAATGGTGGATGGACCTGGCCAACGCCGACGACGTCAGCCGCGGCGAGATGATCGAAGAGGTGGCCCGCCAGCCGCGCGAGGCCGGCGACGCGCCCGCCGCCCCGCGCAAGCGCCGCCGCCCGCGCCGTTCGCCCTCGCGCGGCACGCCCAGCGCCGACTAA
- a CDS encoding 2-amino-4-hydroxy-6-hydroxymethyldihydropteridine diphosphokinase, with amino-acid sequence MLPSPVRAYIGLGANLGDGAATLRRVLAELRGIDGIVAVTASPFYRSAPVEAAGPDFVNAVAALDTQLAPLALLDALQALENLHGRERPYKNAPRTLDLDMLLYGDTVLDHERLALPHPRMHLRAFVLLPLRDLAPALTLQGKPIGDWIAAIHGQPIARIAS; translated from the coding sequence ATGCTTCCCTCTCCCGTGCGCGCCTACATCGGCCTGGGCGCCAATCTGGGCGACGGCGCAGCCACGCTGCGCCGTGTTCTGGCGGAACTGCGGGGAATCGATGGCATCGTGGCGGTAACGGCCTCGCCGTTCTACCGCAGTGCGCCGGTGGAAGCCGCCGGCCCGGACTTCGTCAACGCGGTGGCGGCGCTGGACACGCAGCTCGCCCCGCTGGCCCTGCTGGATGCGCTGCAGGCGCTGGAAAACCTGCATGGCCGCGAACGTCCCTACAAGAACGCGCCGCGCACACTGGACCTGGACATGCTGCTGTACGGCGACACCGTGCTGGACCATGAGCGGCTGGCGCTGCCCCACCCCCGCATGCACCTGCGCGCCTTCGTGCTGCTGCCCCTGCGCGACCTGGCTCCCGCCCTGACGCTGCAAGGCAAGCCCATCGGCGACTGGATAGCCGCGATCCACGGCCAGCCGATAGCGCGCATCGCCAGCTAG